From the Comamonas odontotermitis genome, one window contains:
- a CDS encoding diguanylate cyclase domain-containing protein yields the protein MPTRKASSLTISLILPFVMLIALLTGVLGVLWYWTGSKTVSTLSQQLMVEMAERISQAVDRHIFSSRSIIEASFPEGMYASGRLQDEMPALRTRLWAATSLTGNDGDYVYYGNQSGQGIGLLRKSETVAELRLKLRAEDFRNIYMVPGIKAAPVLLSTEKQLFDPRTRPWYTLAQAAKGHVWTPVYIDFNARDLVMTRARSVHAEGGAVIGVVATDVLLNNLRRFVDAMPLAKGASAFIMEPNGDLIAATGLENIRYAAGARPSRVNACASGDRLIEVAYEKLRSRFEGSIEVAETSLIFDTDGKAIEVAYRRITDDAGLNWLAVVAVPHQEMLAGIRSHVILVVALGLLALGTALGLGLRIFGGLAHDMRSLTHAVRRVGQGEIDAPIGVPRNDEIGELASNVHHMRHRLFTDPLTGASNRSALTHILDTLTRKPANGALPVPFAVLFMDLDKFKPLNDRWGHENGDLALIEVVQRIRSILRGNDMLARLGGDEFVVVLQGVETQEQASMVRDKIMEVLSKAFTSLKGVPAHESVHLGASIGQAIYPADGSDAQTLLKHADRDMYRQKAKAHGDAL from the coding sequence CTGCCTTTCGTGATGCTGATTGCGCTGCTGACAGGCGTGCTCGGCGTGCTGTGGTACTGGACGGGCAGCAAGACCGTCTCGACCCTGTCGCAGCAGCTGATGGTGGAGATGGCTGAGCGCATCAGCCAGGCGGTCGACCGGCATATCTTCAGCTCGCGCTCCATCATCGAGGCCTCGTTTCCCGAGGGCATGTATGCTTCTGGCAGGCTGCAGGACGAGATGCCCGCACTGCGCACCCGCCTGTGGGCCGCAACCTCGCTGACCGGCAATGATGGCGACTACGTGTACTACGGCAACCAGAGCGGGCAGGGCATTGGCCTGCTGCGCAAGAGCGAGACGGTGGCCGAGCTGCGGCTGAAACTGCGCGCCGAGGATTTCCGCAACATCTATATGGTGCCGGGAATCAAGGCAGCTCCTGTTCTGCTATCTACCGAGAAGCAGTTGTTCGACCCGCGCACACGCCCCTGGTACACCCTGGCCCAGGCGGCGAAAGGCCATGTGTGGACGCCGGTGTATATCGACTTCAATGCCCGAGATCTGGTGATGACGCGCGCACGCAGCGTTCATGCCGAGGGTGGTGCGGTCATCGGCGTGGTGGCCACCGATGTGCTTCTGAACAATCTGCGCCGGTTTGTCGATGCCATGCCGCTGGCCAAGGGGGCCAGTGCCTTCATCATGGAGCCCAATGGCGATCTGATTGCCGCCACCGGGCTGGAGAACATCCGCTATGCGGCCGGTGCGCGGCCCAGCCGTGTGAATGCCTGTGCGTCAGGCGATCGTTTGATCGAAGTGGCCTACGAAAAGCTGCGTTCCCGGTTTGAGGGCTCGATCGAAGTGGCAGAAACCTCGCTGATTTTCGATACGGATGGAAAGGCCATCGAAGTGGCCTACCGCCGGATTACCGACGATGCCGGCCTGAACTGGCTCGCCGTAGTGGCCGTGCCGCACCAGGAGATGCTGGCCGGCATCCGCTCGCACGTCATCCTGGTGGTTGCGCTGGGCCTGCTGGCCTTGGGGACTGCCCTGGGCCTGGGCCTGCGCATCTTCGGGGGCCTCGCCCATGACATGCGTTCGCTCACGCATGCGGTGCGCCGCGTGGGGCAGGGCGAGATCGATGCACCCATCGGGGTTCCCCGCAACGACGAGATCGGGGAGCTGGCCAGCAACGTGCACCACATGCGCCACCGGCTGTTCACCGACCCGCTGACAGGCGCCTCCAACCGCAGTGCGCTCACGCATATTCTGGACACGCTCACCAGAAAACCGGCCAACGGAGCCCTGCCGGTGCCTTTTGCGGTCCTTTTCATGGATCTGGACAAGTTCAAGCCGCTCAATGACCGCTGGGGCCATGAAAACGGCGACCTCGCGCTCATCGAGGTGGTGCAGCGCATCCGCAGCATTCTGCGCGGCAACGACATGCTGGCGCGCCTGGGGGGCGACGAATTCGTCGTGGTGCTGCAGGGGGTGGAAACCCAGGAGCAGGCCAGCATGGTGCGAGACAAGATCATGGAAGTGCTGAGCAAGGCATTCACCAGCCTCAAGGGTGTGCCTGCGCACGAATCGGTTCACCTGGGGGCATCCATCGGTCAGGCGATCTATCCCGCCGATGGCTCCGATGCGCAGACCCTGCTCAAGCACGCGGACCGGGACATGTATCGCCAGAAGGCCAAGGCCCATGGTGACGCCCTGTAG
- a CDS encoding peptidylprolyl isomerase, giving the protein MKKQLLSGLVAAALLGSAALPAMAQNIGIVNGKPVPASLMQTFKEQMERGGRPVTADQEAQIKEAIIEREIYAQAAKAQGLDATDSFKGQMELARQGILTQELFAAYEKSHPITDAAAKAEYDKFVAANQGKEYHAFHILVDSEDKAKALIAQIKKGAKFEDVAKKESKDPGSGQRGGDLDWGNAANYVPEFSEAMTKLKKGQMTDTPVKTQFGYHIIRVDDMRDAQLPKFDEVKPQIVQQLRQQQIQKYQQELREKAKVE; this is encoded by the coding sequence ATGAAAAAACAGCTCTTGTCCGGCCTGGTTGCAGCTGCTCTGCTGGGTTCTGCTGCACTGCCCGCGATGGCTCAGAACATTGGTATCGTCAATGGCAAGCCCGTACCTGCATCGCTGATGCAGACCTTCAAGGAACAGATGGAGCGCGGTGGCCGCCCGGTGACGGCTGACCAGGAAGCCCAGATCAAGGAAGCCATCATCGAGCGCGAAATCTACGCGCAAGCTGCAAAGGCCCAAGGCCTGGACGCCACCGACAGCTTCAAGGGCCAGATGGAACTGGCGCGCCAAGGCATCCTGACGCAAGAACTGTTTGCCGCCTACGAAAAGTCGCACCCCATCACCGATGCTGCGGCCAAGGCCGAGTACGACAAGTTTGTCGCCGCCAACCAGGGCAAGGAATACCATGCTTTCCACATCCTGGTGGACAGCGAAGACAAGGCCAAGGCCCTGATCGCCCAGATCAAGAAGGGTGCCAAGTTTGAAGACGTGGCCAAGAAGGAATCGAAGGATCCAGGATCGGGCCAGCGCGGTGGCGATCTGGACTGGGGCAATGCCGCCAACTACGTGCCCGAGTTCTCGGAAGCCATGACCAAGCTGAAGAAGGGCCAGATGACCGACACCCCGGTCAAGACCCAGTTCGGCTACCACATCATCCGTGTGGACGACATGCGTGATGCACAACTGCCCAAGTTTGACGAAGTCAAGCCACAGATCGTGCAGCAACTGCGTCAGCAACAGATCCAGAAGTACCAGCAAGAGCTGCGCGAAAAGGCCAAGGTCGAATAA
- a CDS encoding septation protein A — translation MKFLIDFFPILLFFVAFKVWGVFVATGVAIVATIAQIAYLRMKTGKVEPMQWISLGVIVIFGGATLISHNDTFIKWKPTVLYWVMAAVLLGAYWIMGKNLIQKLMSAQVQLPQNVWNKLNYSWAIFFLVMGIINIWVAYQFDLDTWVTFKMFGGLGLMLAFVVAQALYLSRHIQEAPPASKAPDSLPK, via the coding sequence ATGAAATTCCTGATCGATTTTTTCCCCATCCTGCTGTTCTTCGTCGCCTTCAAGGTATGGGGCGTGTTTGTGGCGACGGGCGTGGCCATCGTTGCCACCATTGCGCAAATTGCCTACCTGCGCATGAAAACCGGCAAGGTCGAACCCATGCAATGGATCAGCCTGGGGGTGATCGTCATCTTCGGCGGGGCCACCCTCATCTCGCACAACGATACCTTCATCAAGTGGAAGCCTACCGTGCTGTACTGGGTGATGGCCGCCGTGCTGCTGGGCGCCTACTGGATTATGGGCAAGAACCTGATCCAGAAACTCATGTCTGCCCAGGTACAGCTGCCTCAGAACGTCTGGAACAAGCTGAACTACAGCTGGGCGATCTTCTTTCTCGTCATGGGCATCATCAACATCTGGGTTGCCTACCAGTTCGATCTGGATACCTGGGTCACCTTCAAGATGTTCGGCGGCCTGGGCCTGATGCTCGCCTTTGTGGTGGCGCAAGCCTTGTATCTGAGCCGCCACATTCAGGAAGCGCCCCCCGCCAGCAAGGCCCCAGATTCGCTGCCCAAATAA
- a CDS encoding Npun_F0296 family exosortase-dependent surface protein produces the protein MLRLDFHLRRALSIASLAGFSACSVQASQLTLYLSQPSLNAARNAAVPDGALPWSSTYGQNYAIETFNNETPGAKTSGAWAIGTYAVAPGGNTDVSRANQYGGAGTDTALGRGGSHFLNAGNAGSPAGVTITLTKPARYVGFWWSAGSNGNNVELLDEHDNVLTSMTTNDLMRFLNDPANTTMKALNGKTTYTRTQYNGNPFFGPPANAGEPYVYLNYVLNDTTGFGTTVIRKIRFWGSGFELDNVAVREEALPGLPAETELPDSWVPTEITKDFVDPPVTANDAGATRINTASGPLDLTANDPFVPAGSSVTPQPSSANGGTVAPHPDYPGQFLYTPAPGFHGVDTFSYQVCLPSPNQSKCATSTVTMTVTAPDLVVDLTDIKPTATVGVPYEGSFTCTNHGTADALTGTRCTTGPLPGGLAVGICTMSPAGTVWHAGDAIPKDAVVTCAVTGTPTNDKGVTTTIGTTDTDGDSNPGNNSASKQITVEGAPDLVIDLEGLPPTGVIDRPYQGSYTCRNQGSADIAGAECTATGLPPGVSQGPQACTMVTPSGRGAVSWTSPADIPEGAVVTCIVEGTPTQQGPSTTNGTAGNSTATKDITISAMPVPTEVPSLTGWITLVLSAMMAALGLRSIRRHQR, from the coding sequence ATGTTGAGATTAGATTTTCATCTTCGCCGTGCCCTTTCCATTGCCAGCCTTGCCGGATTCAGTGCCTGTAGCGTCCAGGCCAGCCAATTGACGCTGTATCTCTCCCAACCGTCGCTCAATGCGGCCCGGAATGCCGCCGTTCCCGATGGCGCCCTGCCGTGGTCTTCGACCTACGGACAGAATTACGCGATAGAGACCTTCAACAACGAGACCCCTGGAGCAAAGACCTCCGGCGCCTGGGCCATTGGCACCTATGCCGTCGCACCGGGCGGGAATACCGATGTCTCGCGCGCCAACCAATATGGGGGCGCGGGCACCGATACCGCGCTGGGCCGAGGCGGCTCCCATTTCCTCAACGCGGGCAACGCCGGTAGCCCCGCCGGCGTCACCATCACCCTGACAAAGCCGGCGCGGTATGTCGGCTTTTGGTGGTCGGCCGGCTCCAATGGCAACAACGTGGAATTGCTGGACGAGCATGACAACGTGCTCACGAGCATGACTACCAACGATCTGATGCGTTTCCTGAACGACCCTGCCAACACAACGATGAAGGCGCTGAACGGAAAGACAACCTATACACGGACCCAGTACAACGGAAACCCATTCTTCGGCCCCCCGGCCAATGCCGGGGAGCCCTATGTCTACCTGAACTATGTGCTGAACGACACGACCGGGTTCGGCACCACCGTCATCCGGAAAATCCGGTTCTGGGGATCGGGCTTCGAGCTCGACAACGTGGCTGTTCGCGAAGAGGCATTGCCCGGGCTGCCAGCCGAAACGGAGTTGCCCGATTCATGGGTGCCGACGGAGATCACCAAGGATTTTGTCGATCCTCCCGTCACGGCCAACGACGCAGGGGCAACGCGCATCAATACTGCCTCGGGGCCGCTCGATCTGACTGCCAATGACCCGTTTGTACCGGCAGGCAGCTCCGTTACGCCTCAGCCTTCCTCGGCCAACGGTGGCACGGTCGCGCCGCATCCGGACTACCCGGGCCAGTTCCTCTACACGCCGGCTCCGGGCTTCCACGGCGTTGACACTTTCAGCTATCAGGTCTGCCTGCCGTCGCCCAACCAGAGCAAATGCGCGACATCGACGGTCACGATGACGGTCACCGCTCCGGACCTGGTGGTGGATTTGACGGATATCAAGCCAACCGCCACCGTGGGGGTCCCCTATGAAGGCTCCTTCACCTGCACGAACCACGGCACTGCCGACGCATTGACAGGCACCCGTTGCACGACGGGGCCCCTGCCCGGCGGGCTGGCCGTTGGCATCTGCACGATGAGCCCTGCCGGTACGGTATGGCATGCAGGCGATGCCATACCCAAGGATGCGGTGGTCACCTGCGCGGTCACCGGCACGCCAACCAATGACAAGGGCGTGACGACCACCATTGGCACCACGGATACCGATGGGGATTCCAACCCAGGCAACAACAGCGCATCCAAACAGATCACCGTCGAGGGAGCGCCCGATCTGGTGATCGATCTGGAAGGTCTGCCGCCCACCGGCGTCATTGATCGGCCTTACCAAGGCAGCTACACCTGCAGGAACCAGGGCAGCGCCGACATCGCAGGGGCAGAATGCACCGCCACCGGCCTTCCGCCCGGAGTGAGCCAGGGGCCGCAGGCCTGCACCATGGTCACCCCATCCGGTCGCGGTGCTGTCAGTTGGACGTCGCCCGCCGACATTCCCGAAGGGGCCGTGGTGACATGCATTGTGGAAGGAACACCCACGCAACAGGGCCCGTCCACGACCAATGGCACGGCTGGCAACAGCACGGCCACCAAAGACATCACCATCAGCGCAATGCCCGTGCCAACCGAGGTGCCCTCGCTGACCGGGTGGATCACGCTTGTGCTCTCTGCCATGATGGCTGCGCTCGGCCTGCGCAGCATCCGCAGGCACCAGCGCTGA
- the msrB gene encoding peptide-methionine (R)-S-oxide reductase MsrB: protein MSFPIQKTEAQWQAELAAKHAEPAAYQVTRHAATERPFTGKYEQHWADGSYHCVCCGAKLFDSDTKFDAGCGWPSFSQAIPGSIAENVDRSHGMVRVETVCAQCGAHLGHVFPDGPQPTGLRYCMNSASLDFEDAK, encoded by the coding sequence ATGAGCTTTCCCATCCAGAAAACCGAGGCCCAATGGCAAGCCGAGCTGGCTGCCAAACACGCCGAGCCCGCGGCCTACCAGGTCACGCGCCATGCCGCCACCGAGCGCCCCTTCACCGGCAAGTACGAGCAGCACTGGGCCGACGGCAGCTACCACTGCGTGTGCTGCGGCGCCAAGCTGTTCGACAGTGACACCAAGTTCGACGCGGGCTGCGGCTGGCCCAGCTTCTCGCAGGCCATTCCTGGCTCCATTGCCGAAAACGTGGACCGCAGCCACGGCATGGTACGGGTGGAGACCGTCTGCGCGCAGTGCGGCGCGCACCTGGGCCATGTCTTCCCCGACGGCCCCCAGCCTACAGGCCTGCGCTATTGCATGAACTCGGCCTCGCTCGATTTCGAAGACGCGAAGTGA
- a CDS encoding BolA family protein, producing the protein MQTQDITAAALEAVLRNTLAPTQLEVIDESWQHTGHAGANGTGVGTHFRVRIASPLFTGTSRIGQHRLVYDALQAFIDAGLHALAIEVLSTPKP; encoded by the coding sequence ATGCAAACCCAGGACATTACCGCCGCCGCCCTTGAGGCCGTGCTGCGCAATACCCTCGCACCCACCCAGCTCGAAGTCATTGACGAGAGCTGGCAGCACACGGGCCACGCCGGTGCCAATGGCACGGGTGTGGGCACGCATTTCCGGGTTCGCATCGCTTCACCCTTGTTTACCGGCACATCGCGCATTGGCCAGCACCGGCTTGTGTATGATGCGCTGCAAGCATTCATTGACGCGGGTTTACATGCCCTTGCCATTGAAGTCCTCAGTACACCAAAACCATGA
- a CDS encoding protein adenylyltransferase SelO produces the protein MAEALAALQPGARWINGFAQLPPVFYTRLQPTPMPQLALNAGNGALASAMGFDSEWLQTEAAAQVLGGNALLPGMDAMATVYSGHQFGQWAGQLGDGRAILLGELAAPDQQDSSQGLELQLKGAGMTPYSRMGDGRAVLRSSIREYLCSEAMHALGIPTTRALSLVTSPQPVYRETVETAAVVARVAPSFVRFGHFEHFAARNQLDHLRALADYVVQRYFASAAQHASGTPARYAALLADIAERTARMVAQWQAVGFCHGVMNTDNMSILGLTIDYGPFQFLDHYDAGHICNHSDSSGRYAFSRQPQIAYWNLYCLGQALLPLIDDEAQTIAAIDAYKPALESAMLAAMATKLGLPGEAARIADLANPLLTLMQQHRVDYTLFWRELSQTVKNDRLPALAHWFAGDAAFDTWLLQYQELLANADSAQAADLMLSTNPQYVLRNHLGQQAIEAAQRGDWAPFARLQSVLAAPYQEHAGCEDLAALPPDWAQHIAISCSS, from the coding sequence ATGGCCGAAGCCTTGGCTGCCCTGCAGCCCGGCGCCCGCTGGATCAACGGCTTTGCCCAGTTGCCACCCGTCTTCTACACCCGCCTGCAGCCCACGCCAATGCCACAGCTGGCCTTGAACGCAGGCAATGGCGCCCTGGCCAGCGCCATGGGCTTTGACAGCGAGTGGCTGCAGACCGAAGCGGCAGCCCAGGTGCTGGGCGGCAACGCCTTGCTGCCCGGCATGGATGCCATGGCCACCGTCTACAGCGGCCACCAGTTTGGCCAGTGGGCTGGGCAGTTGGGCGATGGCCGCGCGATCCTGCTGGGTGAGTTGGCGGCGCCAGACCAGCAGGACAGCAGCCAAGGGCTGGAGCTGCAGCTCAAGGGCGCAGGCATGACGCCGTACTCGCGCATGGGCGACGGCCGCGCGGTGCTGCGCTCGTCCATCCGCGAGTACCTGTGCAGCGAAGCCATGCACGCGCTGGGCATTCCCACCACGCGGGCGCTGTCGCTGGTCACCTCGCCGCAACCGGTGTACCGCGAGACGGTGGAAACCGCTGCCGTGGTGGCCCGCGTAGCGCCCAGCTTTGTGCGCTTTGGCCATTTTGAACACTTTGCGGCACGCAACCAGCTGGACCACCTGCGCGCGCTGGCCGACTACGTGGTGCAGCGTTACTTTGCCAGCGCTGCCCAGCACGCGAGCGGCACCCCGGCGCGCTACGCGGCCCTGCTGGCTGATATTGCCGAACGCACTGCCCGCATGGTGGCCCAATGGCAAGCTGTGGGCTTTTGCCATGGGGTGATGAACACCGACAACATGAGTATTCTGGGCCTGACCATCGACTACGGCCCCTTCCAGTTTCTGGACCACTACGATGCAGGCCACATCTGCAACCACAGCGACAGCAGTGGCCGCTATGCCTTTTCGCGCCAGCCGCAAATCGCTTACTGGAACCTCTACTGCCTGGGCCAGGCGCTGCTGCCCCTGATTGACGACGAGGCCCAGACCATTGCCGCCATTGATGCCTACAAGCCCGCGCTGGAGAGCGCCATGCTCGCCGCCATGGCCACCAAGCTGGGGTTGCCAGGCGAGGCCGCCCGCATTGCCGACCTGGCCAACCCGCTGCTCACCCTGATGCAGCAGCACCGGGTGGACTACACCCTCTTCTGGCGCGAATTGTCGCAAACGGTAAAAAATGACCGCCTCCCTGCCCTTGCCCACTGGTTTGCAGGCGATGCGGCTTTTGACACCTGGCTGCTACAGTATCAGGAGCTTCTGGCGAACGCTGATAGTGCGCAAGCAGCCGATTTGATGCTCAGCACCAACCCCCAATACGTGCTGCGCAACCACCTGGGCCAGCAGGCCATCGAGGCCGCGCAGCGCGGCGACTGGGCGCCCTTTGCACGCTTGCAAAGCGTGCTGGCAGCGCCATATCAGGAACATGCGGGCTGCGAAGACCTGGCAGCCCTCCCGCCCGACTGGGCGCAACACATTGCCATCAGTTGTTCATCATGA
- the gloA gene encoding lactoylglutathione lyase, producing MRLLHTMLRVGNLQRSIDFYTQVLGMSLLRTSENPEYKYSLAFVGYEGGNPGQAEIELTYNWGTESYELGTAYGHIALGVPDAYAACEKIKANGGNVTREAGPVKGGTTVIAFVTDPDGYKIELIQRAEGAAGGGLR from the coding sequence ATGCGTCTTCTGCACACCATGCTGCGCGTCGGCAACCTGCAACGCTCCATCGATTTCTACACCCAAGTGCTGGGCATGAGTCTGCTGCGCACCTCCGAGAACCCGGAGTACAAGTATTCGCTTGCCTTTGTGGGCTACGAAGGCGGCAATCCCGGCCAGGCGGAAATCGAGCTGACCTACAACTGGGGCACGGAATCGTACGAACTGGGCACGGCCTACGGCCACATTGCGCTGGGTGTGCCAGACGCCTACGCCGCCTGCGAGAAGATCAAGGCCAATGGCGGCAACGTGACACGCGAGGCCGGACCGGTCAAAGGCGGCACCACGGTGATCGCTTTCGTGACCGACCCGGATGGCTACAAGATCGAATTAATCCAGCGTGCAGAAGGCGCTGCAGGGGGCGGCCTGCGCTAA